A DNA window from Camelina sativa cultivar DH55 chromosome 13, Cs, whole genome shotgun sequence contains the following coding sequences:
- the LOC109128524 gene encoding protein FAF-like, chloroplastic, which translates to MMVCGLSKSLGLSSSLKRQQGIVTILGGISSNTSSAPSLRRTFSADLSSKTWVSQNGFSPMKRISSSEKLRASSSPDDDEAEEVSRSGVDIWAQIQQDKNAKKDEETEPGQSDVWSSILSDKKKNESSNDVAPPPYVHPLMKRASSLSEKSLEICTESLGSETGCEGFSSYASSETEDAEIEIQEETSLVLNVTETNVEEDITESLVEAEAEQESPITVPIHTPCIELPKGSFPPPIRSLSSQSGSSLHMKTRRDNGRLVLEAVSMPSHNNFAAKRQDGRLLLTFAEVSDEPIEKEDETESEVQWFEEEEEEKEEEEDEAPDEFAYKPNGILYKLAQKPIPVTVHRLAHKPIGVPKRNARWPVTDEFDTKSDISTPVVHSLPPRPRVAQLARSTKPPSTVDDTVGAACFNTCDYSWKSTNTESFGPNTKTQFQAQNFVNKAIGVGHDGWINGCKERRRSLLSVEPFCIAT; encoded by the coding sequence ATGATGGTTTGTGGCTTAAGCAAGAGCCTTggcttgtcttcttctttgaagaGACAGCAAGGCATAGTGACGATCCTTGgtggcatttcgtcgaacacttcATCTGCACCTTCACTCAGGAGAACCTTCTCCGCCGATTTGTCATCCAAGACTTGGGTTTCCCAAAATGGGTTTTCTCCTATGAAGAGGATCTCTTCCTCTGAGAAGCTTCGTGCTTCCTCTTCACCTGACGATGACGAAGCAGAGGAAGTATCAAGATCCGGGGTCGATATCTGGGCACAGATTCAACAAGACAAGAACGctaagaaagatgaagagaccGAACCGGGTCAATCCGATGTGTGGAGTTCGATCTTGtctgacaagaagaagaacgagtCGAGCAACGACGTGGCTCCTCCGCCGTACGTTCATCCTTTGATGAAACGTGCGAGTTCTTTGAGCGAGAAAAGCCTCGAGATTTGCACTGAGAGTCTCGGATCCGAGACCGGTTGCGAAGGCTTCTCTTCGTATGCATCGTCGGAGACTGAAGATGCTGAAATCGAGATTCAGGAGGAGACGAGTCTCGTTCTCAACGTGACGGAGACCAATGTAGAAGAAGACATAACAGAGTCTTTGGTTGAGGCTGAGGCTGAGCAAGAATCACCAATCACCGTTCCGATTCACACACCTTGCATCGAACTGCCGAAAGGATCGTTTCCACCACCGATTCGTTCTCTATCGAGCCAATCTGGTTCGTCTCTGCACATGAAAACTCGCCGCGACAATGGCCGATTGGTTCTTGAGGCTGTCTCTATGCCGTCGCACAACAACTTCGCCGCGAAACGCCAAGACGGACGCCTCCTCCTCACTTTTGCTGAAGTCAGCGACGAACCCATCGAGAAAGAGGACGAGACTGAATCGGAGGTTCAGTGGttcgaagaggaagaagaagagaaagaagaggaagaagatgaggcaCCAGACGAGTTTGCCTACAAGCCCAATGGAATTCTCTATAAGTTAGCACAAAAGCCCATTCCTGTGACTGTTCATAGGTTGGCCCATAAGCCCATTGGGGTACCAAAGAGAAACGCAAGATGGCCTGTGACTGATGAATTCGACACCAAATCCGATATCTCGACACCGGTGGTTCACTCTCTGCCGCCTAGGCCAAGGGTGGCTCAGCTTGCTAGGTCAACAAAACCGCCGTCCACGGTGGACGATACCGTAGGAGCTGCTTGCTTTAACACATGTGACTACTCTTGGAAGTCCACTAACACTGAATCTTTTGGCCCAAACACCAAAACCCAATTCCAAGCCCAAAACTTTGTCAACAAAGCAATTGGTGTTGGACATGACGGTTGGATTAACGGCTGCAAGGAACGTAGGAGGTCACTCTTATCCGTTGAGCCATTTTGCATTGCCACTTAG
- the LOC104738086 gene encoding dnaJ homolog subfamily C member 8-like → MGEVKIEDDAILKSFLAEVGEVERDNEVVRILSCFKLNPFEHLNLSFDSSTDDVKRQYRKISLMVHPDKCKHPQAQEAFGALAKAQQLLLNDQERDYILTQVHAAKEELRMKRKKQLKKDTASKIKSLVDEGKHEQIFEQSEEFQRELKLKVREILTDQEWRRRKMAMRISEEEGRLKKDEAEQKEVWKKKREHEEQWEGTREKRVSSWRDFQKSGKKAKKGETRPPKLKTEDPNKSYVQRPVKKG, encoded by the exons ATGGGAGAGGTGAAAATAGAAGACGATGCGATTCTTAAATCTTTCCTCGCAGAGGTCGGTGAAGTTGAGAGAGACAACGAAGTCGTCAG GATTCTCTCATGCTTCAAACTGAACCCGTTTGAGCATCTTAACCTATCTTTCGATTCTTCCACGGATGACGTTAAAAGGCAGTACAGAaag ATATCTTTGATGGTTCACCCTGACAAATGCAAACATCCACAAGCACAGGAGGCTTTTGGAG CGTTGGCAAAAGCGCAACAACTACTGCTGAACGACCAAGAAAGAGATTATATTCTCACCCAAGTCCATGCTGCGAAAG AAGAGCTTaggatgaagagaaagaaacagttAAAGAAAGATACCGCTTCTAAAATAAAGTCCTTGGTTGATGAG GGAAAGCATGAGCAGATATTTGAGCAATCTGAAGAGTTTCAGAGGGAGCTTAAGTTAAAGGTCCGAGAGATATTAACAGATCAAGAGTGGCGTAGAAGAAAAATGGCGATGAGG ATATCAGAAGAAGAGGGAAGACTGAAGAAGGATGAAGCAGAACAAAAGGAGGTATGGAAGAAAAAGCGTGAGCATGAAGAACAGTGGGAAGGGACAAGAGAAAAAAGG GTATCAAGCTGGAGAGACTTTCAGAAATCaggaaaaaag GCCAAAAAAGGAGAGACGCGTCCTCCAAAGTTAAAGACAGAGGATCCGAACAAATCGTACGTCCAAAGGCCAGTCAAGAAAGGCTGA